AAGGCTTTTATGTACTCTGAACCGAAAGCATGGTCCGCTTTAATGGAAAAGCTTGCTGATATGATTATTACATATGTGAAATCACAAATTAAGGCTGGAGCGAAAGCGATTCAAATCTTTGATTCTTGGGTTGGGGCTTTGAATGTTGAAGACTACCGCTACTTTATTAAGCCGGTCATGAATAGAATTTTCACAGAACTGAAAGAAGAGAATGTTCCACTCATTATGTTTGGAGTAGGAGCGAGTCATCTTGCTTTAGAGTGGAATGACCTGCCACTTGATGTCGTTGGATTGGATTGGCGTTTACCGATTCAACAAGCTAGAGAGTTAGGAATTCAAAAAACGGTTCAAGGTAATCTTGACCCAGCAATCCTGTTAGCACCATGGGAAGTGATTGAAGAAAGAGCTAAAGCCATCCTAGATCAAGGCATGGCGCAGGGAGGTTATATCTTTAACCTTGGCCATGGGGTATTCCCGTCTGTTAAACCTGAAACATTAAAAAGATTAACCTCATTTGTTCATGAGTATTCCGCAACAAAACACAGCAGATAAAAACGCTATTCGAGTGTTAATATTGGTAAGATAGCTGTTTTTTTGGCACAATATAATATGCATGAAAAAAAGAGGGCCCTAAATCATTAGAGGCCCTCTCAATCGGTGAATTGAAGCTAATATTGGACAAGGTACTATATTTTAGGCTGTGTTAAAGCTTAATTTTGATTTTGGCACTCTGTTGATTTTCGTTCCAGACACGAAGACTCCTCGAAAATGCTATCGCATTATCTTCGTGCTTGGGCGGATTCGTGGATGTAAAAAAATTCAATGTCCTGCGGGAGGACGGGGCAGGGGAGACCCCGCAGGCGCTTAAGCGCCGAGGAGGCTCCCCGTACCGCCCGCGGAAAGCGAAGTGACTGGAGCGGAAATCAACAGACTAATTTAACACAGCCATATTTTAAATGAGCAACAAGACTTAAAAACGAGGTGCGGAAGATGACTATAAAGAAAATGGGATTACTCGTAATGGCTTACGGAACCCCATATCATTTAGATGATTTAGAACGTTATTATACACATATTCGGCATGGAAGAAAGCCTAGTCCAGAAATGATAGAAGAATTACGTGGCCGCTATGAAGCAATCGGTGGAATATCACCACTAGCAAAAATTACAATTGAGCAGGCTAAAAAACTAGAAGAACATTTAAATCGGGTCCAGGATGAAATAGAGTTTAAAATGTATCTTGGCTTAAAGCATATCGAACCATTTATCGAAGATGCTGTTAAGGACATGCAAGCAGATGGGATTAAAGAAGCTGTTAGTATAGTCTTGGCGCCGCATTTTTCAACATTTAGTATTAAATCCTATAATACCAGGGCAAAGGAAGAAGCGGACAAACTCGGTGGTATTACTATCACATCCATTGACAGCTGGTATGATGAACCAAAATTTATTACCTACTGGGTAGAAAAAATAAAAGAAATTTATGAGCAAATGCCTCAAGAAGAAAAAGATAACGCTATGATGATTGTCTCAGCACATAGTCTTCCTGAGAAGATTTTGCAATTTGGAGACCCTTACCCAAGTCAGCTTCAAGAAACAGCTGATTTAATTGCAAAGCAAGCTGGAATAAGTAATTATGCGATTGGCTGGCAAAGCGCAGGGAATACACCAGATCCCTGGTTAGGACCCGATGTACAGGATTTAACTCGAGACTTGGCGAAAGAACACCCATACAAAGCATTTGTTTATGCACCTGTTGGTTTTGTTTGTGAACATTTAGAAGTCCTCTATGACAACGATTACGAATGTAGAATTGTTGCCGAAGAAGTTGGAGCGAGTTATTATCGTCCTGCAATGCCAAACGCACATGATGATTTAATTGATGCAATGTCTACTGTTATCTTAAAAAGATTAGCTAACTAATCAGAATCGAAAAGAAAGAAGGGTGACATCCGTGGCGGAAGAAAAACAGAAGGTAGCCATCATTGGGGGAGGAATTGCAGGGCTTACTGCAGCGTATTACCTTCAAAAAGTCATCAATGAAAAAAAGCTGCCTTTCGAAATCAAACTTATTGAAGCATCTCACCGTCTCGGAGGTAAAATGCAAACCGTAATAAGGGACGGTTTTACCATTGAAAAAGGTCCTGATTCCTTCCTTGCTAGAAAAGTGAGCATGATCAGACTAGCAAAGGAAGTAGGAATGGAGGAGCAATTAGTTTCTAATTCAACAGGGAAATCCTATGTTCTTGTCGATGACAAGCTTCATTCAATGCCTGGGGGTTCGATCATGGGAATCCCAACTGAAATAGGCCCATTTATTACAACAGGGTTATTCTCCATTCCGGGGAAGGTCAGAGCAGCTGCAGATTTTATTTTACCGAGATCACCAGGTAATATTGACCAGTCTTTAGGAATATTTTTTCGAAGAAGGTTAGGCGACGAGGTGGTAGAGAATCTAATTGAACCGTTATTATCGGGAATTTACGCCGGTGATATCGATCAAATGAGCTTAATGTCTACTTTCCCGCAATTCTATGAGGTGGAACAAAAACACCGGAGCCTCATTTTAGGGATGAAAAAGACTACGCCTTCAAAACCGAAAACACAAGAACCAGCCGAGAAGAAAAAGGGTGCTTTTTTAACCTTTAAGTCTGGTTTGCAGTCCTTCGCTGAAGGGATTGAAGCGAAGATAGACCCCAATTCTATCCTAAAAGGGCATCGGGTTGATAAAATAACAAAGAAAAATAAGCAGTATGAGCTTTATCTAAATAACGGTGAGACAATGGCTGCTGACTGTATTATTGCGGCAACACCGCATAAGATTACGCAATCAATGTTCTCAGACTATCATTTTTTTGATCCATTTAAGTCAGTCCCCTCTACATCTGTTGCCACCGTGGCCCTTGCCTTTCCTGAAGAAGCCATTAAAAAGGATTTAGATGGAACAGGATTTGTTGTTTCTAGGAATGGTGATTATTCTATTACTGCCTGTACTTGGACACATAAAAAGTGGGAACACTCTACTCCGGAGGGTAAAGTGCTGCTGCGCTGTTATGTAGGAAGAGCCGGGGACGAAACAATTGTAGAACTTTCTGATGATAGGATTATTAAGATTGTAATGGATGATTTAAGCAGGACAATGGATATTGGAATGCAGCCTGATTTTGCCATCGTTTCTCGCTGGAAAGATTCAATGCCGCAATACACCGTGGGTCATAAACAACGCCTTGAGACCATTAGAAAGCATATTAAATCTGAATTGCCTGGAGTCTTTTTAGCCAGCGCATCCTTTGGTGGAGTAGGACTTCCTGATTGTATAGACCAAGGTGAAGCCGCAGTAAAAGGTGTATTAGAGTATTTAAATGTCAAAGCATAAACTAAGAAGCTGTTTTATTAATAGCTTCTTTTTTTATAAATGAGGGGGTACAAAGTTGAAGTTAACAATTATTGGTCTTTGGGGTGGATACCCTCCAAAAAATGGGGCGAGTTCAGGATATTTACTTGAACATGAAGGGTTTAATTTGTTGATAGATTGTGGCAGTGGTGTTCTTGCGAAAATGCAAAATATTATTGAGCCGGAAATGCTTGATGCTGTGTTAATCTCTCATTATCATCCAGACCATATTGCAGATATAGGTGTATTACAGCATGCCCGCTTAATTCAGGGTTTTTTAGGGAAGAGTTTTCCGACCCTGCCTATCTATGGACACTCCTATGACCAATCAGAATTTGCAAAATTAACCTATAAAGAAATCACGAAGGGAATTGCCTACTCGCCTAATGAGATTCTTACTGTCGGACCATTCCAGGTTTCCTTCTTAAAAACAGACCATCCCGTACCCTGCTATGCAATGAGAATAGAAGGAAATGGGAAATCACTCGTGTATACAGGTGACAGCTCCTTTAAAGAAGAATTTATTGAGTTTGGCAAAGATGCGGATCTATTATTATGTGAATGTAATTTCTATCAGCATCAAAATGGAAAGTCTGCAGGTCATATGAATAGCATTGATGCAGGGGGATTTGCAGGAAGAGCAGGTGTTAAACAATTAATCTTAACCCATCTTCCCCATTACGGAGATATATCTAAGCTTATCGATGAGGCAAGTACTGAATATACTGGTATAATAAAGCTTGCAGATGAATTTCAAACCATTTCACTATAGGAAAGGGAAGGATAGTATGTTATTTATCGATAATAAAGGCATCACCGATCCACGTATAAATCTCGCCATTGAAGAGTATGCTTTGAAAAATCTTGATATCAATGAAACATATTTATTATTTTACATAAATGAGCCATCCATTATCATTGGAAAAAACCAAAATTCAATAGAAGAAATAAATACAGAGTATGTTGAGAGCAATGGTATACATGTGGTACGAAGATTGTCTGGCGGCGGAGCCGTATATCATGACCTTGGCAACTTAAATTATAGCTTTATTACAAAAGATGATGGGGACAGCTTTCATAATTTTCGCAAATTTACAGAGCCGGTTATTGCAGCGCTTAAACAAATGGGGATAAATGCAGAATTAAGTGGCAGAAATGATATTTTAGCTGAAGGAAGGAAGATATCTGGGAATGCCCAATTCTCAACAAAAGGCCGTATGTTCACCCATGGAACACTTCTGTTTAATTCTGAAATGGATCACATTGTCTCCGCTTTAAGGGTGAAAAAGGATAAAATTGAATCCAAGGGAATCAAGTCAGTCCGCAGCAGAGTGGCTAATATTTCAGAATTTCTGACAGAGAAATTATCTGTTGAAGAATTTCGTTCTTCCTTACTGAAATTTATTTTTCAAGGGGAAGAAGTAACGGAGTATGTGCTTACAGAAGAGGATTGGGAGAAAATTCACCAGCTTTCTAAAGAACGCTATCAAAATTGGGACTGGAACTACGGGAAATCGCCAAAGTTTAACCTCCAGCATTCGCATCGTTTCCCTGTGGGGCAAATTGATGTTCGATTAGATGTGGATAAAGGTGTTATTGAAAACTGTAAAATTTATGGTGACTTTTTTGGTGTTGGTGATGTAAGTGAGATCGAGAATAAACTGAAGCATGTTCGCTACGAAAAGAACGAGTTAGAAGCAGCGCTTAAAGATGTCGACACAACCTTTTATTTTGGAAATGTAACAAAAGAAGAATTTATCAACCTCATTTATTAGAGTTTAGCACGGTGAAATATTCACCGTGTGTTTTTTTGCTTTCTATCCGGTATGTTGACACATACAAGGTATAAAACCCTTTGTAAAATTCAATACAAAACTCAAATTCCTTCATAATATATAGGGCGTTCATCTTTGCCATGGGAAATAGGAGTGAGGATAATGGGGACGATTATATTTATCGGTTTAAATAAATCCGGGTCAAGCAGAGAGGCAGTGAAAGCTGCAAATGAATTAGGTTATTATACAGTTGTTTTTACCAATCAGGAAAAGCAAATCCAGCAAAGAAGTGAATATAAAGATGTTCATCAACTGATTTTTGTGGACCTTAGCAATATCGAAGAGATAAAAAAACAAATTAATATATTGATGGATCGTGGAAATGAAATAATAATTATTACCAGTTTTGTCGCAAAATACGTTCAGACTGCCTCGATGTTGGCTGACGAATACTGCGAAAACTATTTATCAACGGAAGCTCTTGCTATTATGGAAAATAAAGAAAAAACTAGAACTTTTTTTACTAACCAATCATTCACTCCAAGATTTAAGTTAATAACAAAAGACATGCCTTTTGTTATAACTAACCAGATATTAATGTTCCCGGTGGTAGTGAAGTGTGCTTCTTCAACTGGCTCAAGGGACGTCATCTTTGCAGAAAATATGATGAAACTAGAAAAAAACGTAAATATGCTGCGCTCCAAAGATTCAAGTGAAACCATCATCATTGAAGAATATGTGAATGGAGACCAATATTTAGTGGAGGTTCTGGTCAGCAACTGGAGGGTTCTAATTGGTGCCGTAATTAAGCAAGAAATTACAATGGGGAAACGATTTATTGTAACGGGATACGGGGTGTTAGCAGAAGTACCGCGACATCTAGAAGAAAGCTTACTTGAATTAATTGGAACAATCGTGACCTCTTTAGAATTTCAAAATGGTGCCTTTCATTTGGAACTAAGATTGACGGAGGATGGCTGGAGACTAATTGAAATAAATCCTAGAATTTCCGGCGGGGCAATGAACAAGATGATTCAAGCAGCTTTTGGTTATAGCTTAGTGGAAGAAACACTAAAGTTGTTAATAGGAGAGACTCCTTCATTAGTAAAGTTCACAAATCATTATGTTTTTACACAGTATGTCATCCTTGATAATAAAGGCATTTTAGAAAAGGTAACAGGCAAGGGAAGGGCAGCGGCTACACCTGGTGTGGTAGAAGTATACGTCAAGCCGAAGAGTGGAACTTATGTAATACCTCCCTTATCAATGGGACACCGCTATGCGTATGTAATTGCCAGAGGAGATACGCTCGAAGAAGCAGAAAATATTGCAAAGCAGGCAGCGAATGAGATTACCTTTCACCTAAGAAGAGAGTAAAGGATCCCCACACTGGTTTATGGGGGTCTTTTTAACGTTATTTTTTTACTGAAACCGTGGTTTACTTGTATTTTGGTTAATTTATTATTTGTATGCTTGTTGCTTAAAAGTCCAAGCTTTCTCAATTTTTCAGAATAAATTATGAGTGAATAATAAACTGAAAGTGGAAATGACATATGGGAATTCGTCCGATCCTACAATGTTGTCCAGATTTCCGAAACAACCTTATTGGTTTGTTCCGAGAAATTTGGCTATTTTTAATTAGGAAGGGGAAATAAAATGCGTGTTTCTGTTGGGAAATGGACAAAACATAAATTGATGCTTGAGGATGAAAGACTTGCTTCCTTTTTGCCTGATACACAATATTTGGATAAAACTTCCTTGAATATAATGTTAGACAAATATAATCAAATAATGGTAAAGCCATGCTTTGGTTATCAGGGGAGAGGAATTATCCAAATCTCTTCATTATTAGATGAAGAATTCGAACTTCATATTGAACGCAGGAAATCATTTGTAAAAGGAAAGGAGAACATCTACGATTACTTAAAAGAGAATCACTTTCCAAGAAAAAGACAACGGTATATCGTCCAGCAAAGAATTCCACTTGCAACGATAAATAATAATCCATTTGATGTTCGGGTAATGGTACAAAAGAAAAAGGATTCTTTGGAATGGGTAGTAACTGGTAAACTTGCAAAAGTGGCAGCAAATAATTTTGTTGTTACTAACGTAGCAAAAGCTGTTTTATCAGTGGAAGATGCTATTGAAAAATCACTGATAAACAATGAAAAAAAAATTAAAGATATTGTCGCGGATTTAGAGGAAGTTTCCGTGTTGATTGCGGGGCAATTAGCAAATTCCTATCCCAAAAAACGTGTATATGGAATCGATCTTGGTATTGATTTAGAAGGGAAGGTCTGGATTATAGAAGCAAACCTAAGACCTGCTTTATCCATGTTTAAATTATTAAATGATGGCTCATATGAAACCATTAAATCTTATAAAAGAGGATGAAAAATGGATAGGCATAACATCTGCCTATACCTTTTAATGTGAATTGAATATAAATTATGGTAAAGGTCCTAATTGCCTATTTATATTAGGAGGCGGAGGAAAGAGGATGAATACGGTTGGTGTACTGCTTTCTAAAAGGGAATGGAGTAAGTTATTTAGCCAAAAAAACAAAAAGGACGAAATTTGGCATATTTATGCGAAGAAGGGTCGAGAGTTAGACCTTAAAATTCAATTCTTTACACTTACTGATATTTCCCTCGAGAGTTTAAAAACGCAAGCAATTGAAATTCAGAATAATTCTATGATAAAAAAGGATACAGTTGACATCCCATCAATTATTTATAACCCAACAATATTTTATAAAAAAAAGTATAACAAAAAGTTAAGGGAACTTTCTAACCACCCCAAATTTCAAGTCCTTAATGAACACCATATAATAAAGAAAAAAGAATTATGTGCATTACTAGATTCATATTCTGATTTAAAAATAGATTTTGAGGAAGAAAACGACGCTAACAATACTTTATTTACTTTATATGTATTAGGTCAAAAAAAGTTAAATAATAAATGGAAATCCCCGATTATGTACGCAAAAGATTCCAACCAAAAATTATACTATCTCGAAGATGCCTCATTGGATGTATTATGGGAGTGCAGCCAAAGGGTTTTAGATATCATTCACTTATATTACCCTGGAATTTTCGAGATTGGCATTGTATTTTCATTAAATAAAAATGGTAGCTATTCTTTAAGTTCAACCTGTTCGATTAATACCATTGTTAAAGATATTTTTGAATATAACATTAAGATGTGTGAAAAAATATGTAAATTCCCATTCAAGGTTGCCAAGGAACTACTACAACAAAAGAATGCTCACGATGAAATCAGTAATGAATATAGCCTTGCTTATCCATCACAATCAACCGAACTTTTATCAATTCCAGAATCTGAAGATAATCAGATAATGCTTTCAAATGAGGAAAGTATTAATCTCTGGATCAAATTTAAGGAGTTTCAGGACAAGGAAATGTGCCTGAAATTACCAATGCCTCAGTCAAAATTAATCACCAGTGGCCAAATCTCCATCCAGTTTGGAATTAATGAACAAACATGTAAAATTGACATCATTGAAAGGGATTTTCCTGTAAAACAAAATTCATATACCAATCCTGCAGAAGTAATGATCTCTAGTTCTCTTTTAAGGAAGCTGCATATCCCTATGGACTTGATATATCAGTTAAAGATATCAAACGATAAAGTAATAATTGGTCCATCCATTGGGCTGTTACTAGGGGAAAACAATCAACTGTACAATCCAACTTATATGGAAAAATACTCTGACCGTCTCATGGAATATGAGAAATTTGGCGGCTTAGTTATTGCCTTTTCCACGCGTTCCATCGATTGGGAGGAAAAGATAGCCTATGGGATGATGTATGATCCTACTGAAAAAAAGTGGAGATATGATTCTGCTCCGATTCCAGCTGCCTTGTACCGTAGAAATTTCCATCAAAATCTTGATAGAATTAATCAGCTAATTGAAATGACAAATAAGAATTTATTCAATTCCCATTACTTTAAGAAATCTGATCTAATTTTATTAAAAGATGAAAAGGAAATTCGTAACCATGTCCCGGCCACATATCTGTTGAAAAAAATCGACGATTTAATTGAATTTGTTCAGGATAGGGAAAAGGTTATATTGAAGCCCGTTAGCCTTTCACGAGGGCGAGGCATCTTTATTTTGGAAAAAAATCAAAAACAAGATGATGGGTATATCCTATACGACCATCAAAATGAGTTTCTACGCCGGTATCTGATTCCTGATACCAAGGGATTAGGGGAAATGTTAAAGAAGTTGAACATATTTAATAAGCAATATTTGTATCAAACCTACATTCCGCTTCTGAAAATAAACAACCGCCCCTTGGATGTGAGAGTAGTTATGCAAAAATATGATATAAAAAGCTGGAAGTGCTCTGGTATCGAATGCAGGGTTGCCGGTGAAAATGAGGTGTTAACCAATATTGCAAGAGGCGGAGAAGCAATGACCTTGGAGGAAGTAGTAATTGGAACAGGAATTAATCAATCATACGATGAGATTAATGAAAGTATTATAAATCTGTGTCAGAAGTTCTGTAATTTAATAGATAAAAAAGACGAACATTATGCAGAATTTGGTTTAGATATCGGTCTTGATCAAGAGGGGTTTCCATGGATTATTGAGGCAAATATTTTTCCGAGTTTTAAAGGCTTTAAAGAAATGGACTATGAAATGTACTTGAAAATACGCTCTCAGCCCATCTTTTATGCTGTTCATTTACAAGGATTTAGCGTAAGTGAAAGTGAGGTGTGGAGCTCCTGCGAAACATATAATAATAAAAATTCCCACTTCAAATCATAATATATAAATGTGTAAAAAACAGGCTATCTGGTATAAGGCCTGTTTTATTTTTACTTACCAATTTTTTAATGAAGAGTTGTCCACACCAATTTAACACTATGTACATAGATTGTTGAAGGGGTATAAAATGCTAGAAAGAGCAGTATTTTTACCTGTAAGGATGTGTTTTTTAGAGTCTTTTAAAAAGAGTGGTGGGATTATTCTGTGAAAATAGTACAAATAGCTAAAAATATTATTCCAGTGCCGCCAATTGGTTACGGTGGTACGGAGCGTGATATACATTATTTAACGAATTGTTTGATTGATCGTGGTCATGAAGTCA
This Neobacillus sp. YX16 DNA region includes the following protein-coding sequences:
- the hemE gene encoding uroporphyrinogen decarboxylase, with the translated sequence MTKQINETFLKAARGEQTDHVPVWFMRQAGRSQPEYREIKEKYSLFEITHQPELCAYVTRLPVEQYNVDAAILYKDIMTPLPAIGMQVEIKSGIGPVIDNPITSLADVEKLGEINPEQDVPYVLDTIKLLTQEQLSVPLIGFSGAPFTLASYMIEGGPSKNYNKTKAFMYSEPKAWSALMEKLADMIITYVKSQIKAGAKAIQIFDSWVGALNVEDYRYFIKPVMNRIFTELKEENVPLIMFGVGASHLALEWNDLPLDVVGLDWRLPIQQARELGIQKTVQGNLDPAILLAPWEVIEERAKAILDQGMAQGGYIFNLGHGVFPSVKPETLKRLTSFVHEYSATKHSR
- the hemH gene encoding ferrochelatase, translating into MTIKKMGLLVMAYGTPYHLDDLERYYTHIRHGRKPSPEMIEELRGRYEAIGGISPLAKITIEQAKKLEEHLNRVQDEIEFKMYLGLKHIEPFIEDAVKDMQADGIKEAVSIVLAPHFSTFSIKSYNTRAKEEADKLGGITITSIDSWYDEPKFITYWVEKIKEIYEQMPQEEKDNAMMIVSAHSLPEKILQFGDPYPSQLQETADLIAKQAGISNYAIGWQSAGNTPDPWLGPDVQDLTRDLAKEHPYKAFVYAPVGFVCEHLEVLYDNDYECRIVAEEVGASYYRPAMPNAHDDLIDAMSTVILKRLAN
- the hemY gene encoding protoporphyrinogen oxidase — translated: MAEEKQKVAIIGGGIAGLTAAYYLQKVINEKKLPFEIKLIEASHRLGGKMQTVIRDGFTIEKGPDSFLARKVSMIRLAKEVGMEEQLVSNSTGKSYVLVDDKLHSMPGGSIMGIPTEIGPFITTGLFSIPGKVRAAADFILPRSPGNIDQSLGIFFRRRLGDEVVENLIEPLLSGIYAGDIDQMSLMSTFPQFYEVEQKHRSLILGMKKTTPSKPKTQEPAEKKKGAFLTFKSGLQSFAEGIEAKIDPNSILKGHRVDKITKKNKQYELYLNNGETMAADCIIAATPHKITQSMFSDYHFFDPFKSVPSTSVATVALAFPEEAIKKDLDGTGFVVSRNGDYSITACTWTHKKWEHSTPEGKVLLRCYVGRAGDETIVELSDDRIIKIVMDDLSRTMDIGMQPDFAIVSRWKDSMPQYTVGHKQRLETIRKHIKSELPGVFLASASFGGVGLPDCIDQGEAAVKGVLEYLNVKA
- a CDS encoding MBL fold metallo-hydrolase: MKLTIIGLWGGYPPKNGASSGYLLEHEGFNLLIDCGSGVLAKMQNIIEPEMLDAVLISHYHPDHIADIGVLQHARLIQGFLGKSFPTLPIYGHSYDQSEFAKLTYKEITKGIAYSPNEILTVGPFQVSFLKTDHPVPCYAMRIEGNGKSLVYTGDSSFKEEFIEFGKDADLLLCECNFYQHQNGKSAGHMNSIDAGGFAGRAGVKQLILTHLPHYGDISKLIDEASTEYTGIIKLADEFQTISL
- a CDS encoding lipoate--protein ligase — protein: MLFIDNKGITDPRINLAIEEYALKNLDINETYLLFYINEPSIIIGKNQNSIEEINTEYVESNGIHVVRRLSGGGAVYHDLGNLNYSFITKDDGDSFHNFRKFTEPVIAALKQMGINAELSGRNDILAEGRKISGNAQFSTKGRMFTHGTLLFNSEMDHIVSALRVKKDKIESKGIKSVRSRVANISEFLTEKLSVEEFRSSLLKFIFQGEEVTEYVLTEEDWEKIHQLSKERYQNWDWNYGKSPKFNLQHSHRFPVGQIDVRLDVDKGVIENCKIYGDFFGVGDVSEIENKLKHVRYEKNELEAALKDVDTTFYFGNVTKEEFINLIY
- a CDS encoding ATP-grasp domain-containing protein, whose protein sequence is MGTIIFIGLNKSGSSREAVKAANELGYYTVVFTNQEKQIQQRSEYKDVHQLIFVDLSNIEEIKKQINILMDRGNEIIIITSFVAKYVQTASMLADEYCENYLSTEALAIMENKEKTRTFFTNQSFTPRFKLITKDMPFVITNQILMFPVVVKCASSTGSRDVIFAENMMKLEKNVNMLRSKDSSETIIIEEYVNGDQYLVEVLVSNWRVLIGAVIKQEITMGKRFIVTGYGVLAEVPRHLEESLLELIGTIVTSLEFQNGAFHLELRLTEDGWRLIEINPRISGGAMNKMIQAAFGYSLVEETLKLLIGETPSLVKFTNHYVFTQYVILDNKGILEKVTGKGRAAATPGVVEVYVKPKSGTYVIPPLSMGHRYAYVIARGDTLEEAENIAKQAANEITFHLRRE
- a CDS encoding YheC/YheD family protein, producing MRVSVGKWTKHKLMLEDERLASFLPDTQYLDKTSLNIMLDKYNQIMVKPCFGYQGRGIIQISSLLDEEFELHIERRKSFVKGKENIYDYLKENHFPRKRQRYIVQQRIPLATINNNPFDVRVMVQKKKDSLEWVVTGKLAKVAANNFVVTNVAKAVLSVEDAIEKSLINNEKKIKDIVADLEEVSVLIAGQLANSYPKKRVYGIDLGIDLEGKVWIIEANLRPALSMFKLLNDGSYETIKSYKRG
- a CDS encoding YheC/YheD family protein codes for the protein MNTVGVLLSKREWSKLFSQKNKKDEIWHIYAKKGRELDLKIQFFTLTDISLESLKTQAIEIQNNSMIKKDTVDIPSIIYNPTIFYKKKYNKKLRELSNHPKFQVLNEHHIIKKKELCALLDSYSDLKIDFEEENDANNTLFTLYVLGQKKLNNKWKSPIMYAKDSNQKLYYLEDASLDVLWECSQRVLDIIHLYYPGIFEIGIVFSLNKNGSYSLSSTCSINTIVKDIFEYNIKMCEKICKFPFKVAKELLQQKNAHDEISNEYSLAYPSQSTELLSIPESEDNQIMLSNEESINLWIKFKEFQDKEMCLKLPMPQSKLITSGQISIQFGINEQTCKIDIIERDFPVKQNSYTNPAEVMISSSLLRKLHIPMDLIYQLKISNDKVIIGPSIGLLLGENNQLYNPTYMEKYSDRLMEYEKFGGLVIAFSTRSIDWEEKIAYGMMYDPTEKKWRYDSAPIPAALYRRNFHQNLDRINQLIEMTNKNLFNSHYFKKSDLILLKDEKEIRNHVPATYLLKKIDDLIEFVQDREKVILKPVSLSRGRGIFILEKNQKQDDGYILYDHQNEFLRRYLIPDTKGLGEMLKKLNIFNKQYLYQTYIPLLKINNRPLDVRVVMQKYDIKSWKCSGIECRVAGENEVLTNIARGGEAMTLEEVVIGTGINQSYDEINESIINLCQKFCNLIDKKDEHYAEFGLDIGLDQEGFPWIIEANIFPSFKGFKEMDYEMYLKIRSQPIFYAVHLQGFSVSESEVWSSCETYNNKNSHFKS